The Acidovorax sp. RAC01 genomic sequence GTTGCTGACACAGGCCATTCGCGCGGAAGGCATGGAACAGCTTCCCCCCGTGAATGCCGAGACGCAACCGATGTGGGAAAAGCTTCTGCGATTCACTGGCAACCGGACGCGCAGTGAGCTGATGACCGATCTCGGCCTGGGCAAGCGCATTGCCAGCATCGTTGCCAAGCGCCTCATGGTGCTCATGGCAGAGCACGGGCACCGCCCGAACGCACTGCTCTTGAGCAAAGAACGGTACACGTCCCACGAAACCCTGTCGCAAGGGGCTGTCACCCTTGATGGCAGCGAAAATGCGTCGGTGCAGTATGCAAGCTGCTGCCGTCCAGTGCCGGGTGACAGTATCGTCGGCTACCTGGGCCGCGGCGAAGGACTGGTGGTGCATAACACCCACTGCGGCGTCGCCAAGCGCCTGCAGCACAAGGACAGCGAGCGATTCATCGCGGTGGACTGGTCGGATGAGCCCACACGGATGTTTGAAACCGGGATTGTGGTGACTGTCAATAACGGCAAAGGGGTGCTGGCCCGAATCGCCGCGGAACTCGCGAACGCCGAAGCCGACATCACCCATGTGGATATGGATGACGAGGTTGCACTCGACACCATTGATCTGCGTTTCATCGTCGCCGTTCGTGACCAGAACCATCTTGAAACGGCGCTTCGAAATCTGCGGCGTACGGCAGCAGTCATCCGGGCGATGCGGCTGACGCCGCAGGCGTGACGCTGCAGTGGCGCGCCCCCTGCCCCGAGCGCAACCGATACCGGGGATGCTGGACTCGTTCTAACCCGCTGTCGTAGCTGACGGGTAGCGCACGGCGAGCACCTCCAGATACCTCGTCCCGCCGGGCGTGGGCAGGGCGATCTCGTCTCCCACCCGTGCCTTCAGCAACGCTCTGGCTACGGGGGAAATCCAGCTGACCTGCGACGCTGCGCTGTCTGCCTCATCAATGCCCATGATGGTGATCGTCCGCTCAGTGCCCCCATTCTCACAATAGGTGACGGTGGCGCCGAAGAAAACCTGGTCACTGCCTGCGTGCACCGCAGGGTTTACCACCTCCGCGATCTCAAGTCGCTTGGTGAGGAAGCGAATCCGGCGATCGATCTCGCGCAATCGCTTCTTTCCGTACAGATAGTCACCATTTTCCGACCGATCACCGTTACTGGCAGCCCAGTGAACGGCCTCAACGACCTTCGGCCGCTCATCGTCGATGAGCTGGAAGAGTTCACCACGCAATCTGCTGTAGCCGCTTGCTGTGATGTAGTTCTTCCCTCCCGGCAAGACTGGCAGGTCGGAAGCTTCATCGTCATCGCCAGCCTCAGACTCTTTTGTGAATGCTTTACTCACCTCAAAAACCTCCAGACCGCATCGTAATCCGCATCCTTCGAATACACCGCGGAGCAAGAGTGCACTCAGCACCGAAACGGGTCATCGCCCTTGGCGCGAATCACGTCGCATGAGGAGGAGGCTCCTGAACTGGCGGCTGGAGTGGTCGAGGCAACCGATCGCCCACGGCATGATCTAACACCCAGATGGGTGGATCATCCACTGCGGGAAACGGGGGACAGGCGACGGAACCGGGACGATATGAGCCATTGCGAACTCCTTGAGCACAGGTTCAAAAAGCCAACGTAGTCCGGGTTTCGTGATCGCTGTGACGGAAACGCGCTCGATTGCGAATAGGAATAGGAGAAGCCCGCTTCCACGGACTTGCAGATTCCCGGTGCCGCAACCATCCACAGACGAGCTGCCGAAAAGGAAAAAGCCCTGAGTCTTTTCAGACTCAGGGCTTACCTGTTGGTGCGGCTGGCAGGAATCGAACCCACGACCCCTTGGTTCGTAGCCAAGTACTCTATCCAGCTGAGCTACAGCCGCTAAGCTTCGAATTATAGCATGCTTTTCTGGGATGAGCCTAAAAAAAGCAGGTTGTATTTTCTAGCCTTTCCAGACTGAAACACACCTCGCTACGTCCGAGCAGTGTATGCAATTGTACTGTCATTCAGATGACCAAAAAGCGAAACGTCGGCAGGTGCCAGAAATTTGCCGCAAGGCGTCTGGTAGGGCGTGTTGGACTTGAACCAACGACCAAAGGATTATGAGTCCTCTGCTCTAACCAACTGAGCTAACGCCCCATGCCATGTACGACACGCACCGCGCCGAACAGCTCAGGATTGTAGAGGCTACCTGCGGTGGCTCAGCGCGTTGGATACCAACTTGGACGTGATATCAACGATCTGGATCATCCGGTCGTACGGCATGCGTGTCGGGCCGATCACACCGAGCGTTCCAACCACCGTACCGTCCACCTCATACGGCGCGCTGACAATGGACAGTTCTTCGAAAGGCACGATCTGGCTCTCTCCGCCGATGTAAATGCGCACGCCTTCGGCTTGACTGGAAATATCCAGCAGGCGAAGGATCTGCGTTTTTTGTTCGAACAGGTCGAAAGCGCGTCGCAGATTGCCCATGTCACTGGAGAAGTCGCTGACCGCAAGCAGATTTCTTTCGCCGGAGATCACAACATCTCCCTGTTCCTGGGACATCGCCTCCGAGCCCACATTGACTGCTGCCTGCATCAGCGATGCGATTTCACCACGCAACTC encodes the following:
- the greB gene encoding transcription elongation factor GreB, whose product is MSKAFTKESEAGDDDEASDLPVLPGGKNYITASGYSRLRGELFQLIDDERPKVVEAVHWAASNGDRSENGDYLYGKKRLREIDRRIRFLTKRLEIAEVVNPAVHAGSDQVFFGATVTYCENGGTERTITIMGIDEADSAASQVSWISPVARALLKARVGDEIALPTPGGTRYLEVLAVRYPSATTAG